One region of Eupeodes corollae chromosome 1, idEupCoro1.1, whole genome shotgun sequence genomic DNA includes:
- the LOC129950724 gene encoding uncharacterized protein LOC129950724 codes for MNAIKVKRGYAKGTLTRAAQYAESLPVDITLAELEIRLERLHQAWLDFLSLNHELCEFCDDANFVDPGLEFEEYEEKYLKTHSIFTNQIRHFNSQNNSADDSIIEKLADQQTSFLKTLNSATQKSSVKLPTANIPIFDGKYEDWPEFKDLFLSSVDRNTNLSGAQKFQYLKSFLRGGASGLLKHMRCSEENYVEAWDRLEARYEKKNLIVQAFVESFLSLPSSNSENIQVLRKITDGADEVIRGLNALQSNNRDPWLIYLLLQKVDPDTRQAWADNLGAQEDATIDQFLTFLQTRCSNLEACTSLTPTRKKTITPVRSHLVESTQNCPKCHGGHILPQCTDFISLDVVSRREFVKKHSICFNCLRQGHGSYKCRSNFRCKTCKARHHSLVHPTHNPATEHSSSNDLQSNNTTSLPNPPIVSNHSLESSRASHTILPTAIVKIQDSQGFFQTIRLLLDTGSQVSFITEHAVQRLGLKRKLSRIPISGIASTSAGVTNGLVTANLHSRFNSSFVEVDCFIISKLTSVLPSCSIVNIDSSRLSFDLADPTFKEPGEIDILIGADKVFSIITGPATPAEHQVPERIPTIFGWVVVGQFNQNTSGLVTFCTQLDFSQDFDLERFWRLEEVSNVPVLSLEEQQAEDSFVNTHIRHSDGKFMVELPFKPNQRTFFGNSFSVAFNRLQSIERKFASNPDLKSQYSKFMNEYLELGHMKEVPPNEIAVDNNRCYYLPHHAVFKSDSSTTKIRVVFDGSAKSYSSMSLNECLLVGPTIQRDIFSICLRFRRHKYTISGDIEKMYRQIWVSPKNSDFQRILWRESPEGPVKHYRLLTVTYGTTSAPFLAVRSLQQVALESALSHPVASSIILNDFYVDDVMTGADSIDEVIKLQADLVELLKSAGFHLRKWTTNCWPLLLSIPEEQRELSPVDFEESSSVKLLGLQWCPSRDCFSYKVRLDTSKTVTTRRILSEASKIFDPIGFLAPVVVGVKIIMQNLWKEKLSSDEVVPEHLVDRWTLIHQDLHQLENLSIPRVMWSDKNNYELHGFCDASLDAYAAVVYCRSVNPINVLIQKVYRFLW; via the coding sequence atgAATGCGATCAAAGTTAAACGTGGTTACGCTAAAGGTACCCTGACACGTGCAGCACAGTATGCAGAGTCGCTGCCAGTTGACATTACTCTTGCTGAACTTGAGATTCGGTTAGAAAGGCTTCACCAAGCTTGGTTAGATTTCTTGTCTCTAAATCATGAATTATGTGAGTTTTGCGATGATGCAAACTTTGTTGACCCGGGTCTTGAATTTGAAGAAtacgaagaaaaatatttaaaaacacattcaatttttacaaatcaaattcGTCACTTTAATTCTCAAAATAACAGTGCTGATGATTCAATAATAGAAAAATTAGCAGATCAAcagacttcttttttaaaaacattaaactccGCGACACAAAAATCATCGGTTAAGCTGCCTACAGCTAATATTCCTATTTTTGATGGAAAGTATGAAGACTGGCCTGAGTTTAAAGATCTTTTTTTGAGTTCGGTTGACCGGAACACTAACCTGAGCGGTGCTCAAAAGTTTCAATACCTTAAGTCGTTTCTGCGCGGTGGTGCTTCGGGTTTACTTAAACACATGCGGTGTTCGGAAGAAAATTATGTTGAGGCATGGGATAGGCTAGAAGCAAGATACGAAAAAAAGAATCTCATTGTTCAGGCCTTTGTTGAATCTTTTCTTTCGTTACCTTCGTCTAATTCTGAAAACATTCAGGTACTCCGTAAGATAACAGATGGTGCAGATGAGGTCATCCGAGGGTTAAATGCATTACAATCTAATAATCGCGATCCGTGGCTAATATATTTGCTATTGCAAAAGGTCGATCCAGACACACGACAGGCGTGGGCTGATAACTTGGGAGCACAAGAAGACGCTACAATAGATCAGTTTTTGACCTTCTTACAGACTAGGTGTAGTAATTTAGAGGCGTGTACTTCACTAACCCCAACAAGAAAGAAAACCATTACACCAGTTCGGTCACATTTAGTGGAATCAACACAAAATTGCCCTAAATGTCATGGTGGTCACATCTTACCTCAATGTACGGATTTCATTAGTCTCGATGTCGTTTCTCGTCGTGAGTTTgtcaaaaaacattcaatttgttttaactgTCTCCGTCAAGGTCATGGTTCGTATAAATGTCGGTCAAACTTTCGGTGTAAAACATGCAAGGCGCGTCATCACTCACTGGTTCATCCTACACACAATCCAGCAACTGAACATTCTTCTTCTAATGACCTTCAAAGTAATAATACAACATCTCTTCCAAATCCTCCGATTGTTTCCAATCATTCGCTTGAATCTTCTCGTGCGTCTCATACAATTCTTCCCACAGCAATTGTTAAGATTCAAGATAGCCAGGGATTTTTTCAAACCATACGCCTTTTGCTCGATACAGGTTCTCAGGTTTCGTTTATAACCGAACATGCTGTTCAACGCCTGGGCCTTAAACGCAAACTATCTCGAATTCCAATATCTGGAATTGCATCAACTTCAGCTGGTGTAACTAATGGTTTAGTTACCGCCAATCTTCACTCTCGATTTAATTCTAGTTTCGTTGAAGTTGATtgtttcataatttcaaaacttacttCAGTATTACCTTCGTGTTCCATAGTTAACATTGATTCAAGTCGTCTATCATTCGATCTAGCAGATCCAACTTTCAAAGAGCCTGgtgaaattgatattttgattGGTGCAGATAAGGTGTTCAGCATCATAACTGGCCCTGCAACCCCAGCAGAGCATCAAGTACCGGAAAGGATTCCTACTATTTTTGGTTGGGTTGTAGTTGGTCAATTTAATCAGAATACTTCTGGACTTGTTACATTCTGTACCCAGTTAGATTTCAGCCAAGACTTTGACCTCGAAAGGTTTTGGAGATTAGAAGAAGTTTCTAATGTACCTGTTCTTTCTTTAGAAGAACAACAAGCTGAAGACAGTTTTGTGAATACTCACATTCGTCATTCTGATGGAAAATTTATGGTGGAATTGCCTTTCAAGCCCAATCAAAGGACTTTTTTTGGAAACTCTTTTTCAGTTGCTTTCAATCGTCTGCAgtcaattgaaagaaaattcgcATCGAATCCTgatttaaaaagtcaatattcAAAGTTTATGAACGAATACTTGGAATTAGGACATATGAAAGAGGTGCCACCGAATGAGATTGCAGTTGATAACAACAGGTGTTACTACTTACCCCATCATGCTGTATTTAAGAGCGATAGTAGCACAACTAAAATAAGGGTGGTTTTTGACGGTTCAGCCAAAAGTTACAGTAGTATGTCATTAAACGAATGTCTTCTCGTAGGTCCTACAATTCAGCGTGATATATTTTCGATATGCCTAAGATTTCGACGACACAAATACACAATATCGGGAGATATAGAGAAAATGTATCGTCAGATATGGGTGTCTCCTAAGAATTCTGATTTTCAAAGGATATTATGGCGGGAATCACCTGAAGGTCCAGTCAAACATTATCGCCTTCTTACAGTCACTTATGGCACGACTTCAGCACCTTTTTTAGCAGTTCGCTCCCTCCAACAGGTAGCACTTGAATCCGCTCTTTCACATCCTGTTGCTTCGTCGATTATCCTCAACGATTTTTACGTAGATGACGTAATGACCGGGGCAGATTCTATCGATGAGGTGATCAAGCTGCAAGCTGATCTAGTCGAATTATTAAAATCTGCTGGCTTCCATCTCAGAAAATGGACAACCAACTGCTGGCCTTTGCTTTTGTCAATACCAGAGGAACAAAGAGAGCTGTCTCCAGTTGATTTTGAGGAATCGAGTTCAGTTAAATTATTAGGATTGCAATGGTGCCCATCGAGAGACTGTTTTTCTTATAAGGTTCGCTTGGATACATCCAAAACTGTCACTACACGTCGAATACTTTCGGAagcatctaaaatttttgaccCAATCGGATTTTTGGCCCCAGTTGTTGTTGGTgtgaaaataataatgcagaaccTCTGGAAAGAAAAGTTATCTTCGGACGAAGTAGTTCCAGAGCATCTGGTCGATCGTTGGACATTAATTCATCAAGACCTTCATCAACTTGAAAATTTAAGTATCCCTAGAGTAATGTGGTCGGACAAAAACAATTATGAACTACATGGCTTTTGCGATGCTTCTTTAGACGCCTATGCAGCCGTCGTTTATTGCAGAAGTGTTAATCCAATAAACGTGTTAATCCAGAAAGTGTATCGGTTTCTTTGGTAG
- the LOC129950733 gene encoding uncharacterized protein LOC129950733, protein MYNQLRSQHHNTIVADHLSRDGISWKFIPPAAPHFGGLWEAGVKSVKTHIKRVIGENKLTYEEMYTLLAKIEALLNSRPMWHVSDSEPTALSPSHFMIGEQYVAVPQSNISNNCIKTNWFALQTLLQGFWKRWHQEYLTSLQHRKKWPKLKLNLQVNDIVLLKEPNLPPSKWIIGRISQIHPGNDNEVRVVTVHTNFGNYTRPISKVAPLPITERPESSRGG, encoded by the coding sequence ATGTATAATCAACTTCGAAGTCAACACCATAACACCATTGTAGCTGATCACCTGTCAAGGGATGGCATAAGCTGGAAATTTATCCCTCCTGCAGCCCCACATTTTGGAGGCTTATGGGAGGCAGGTGTAAAATCTGTCAAGACCCACATCAAACGTGTTATTGGTGAGAACAAGTTGACATACGAAGAGATGTACACGTTACTAGCAAAAATCGAAGCTCTGCTGAATTCGCGTCCCATGTGGCATGTATCAGATAGTGAACCAACTGCATTGAGTCCATCACATTTTATGATTGGGGAACAATATGTTGCAGTTCCTcaatcaaatatttcaaataattgtattaaaactAATTGGTTTGCTTTACAGACTTTACTCCAAGGCTTCTGGAAGCGATGGCATCAGGAATATCTGACATCCCTTCAACATAGAAAAAAGTGGccaaaacttaaattgaatCTTCAAGTTAACGATATCGTTCTTCTCAAAGAGCCAAACCTGCCACCCTCCAAATGGATTATTGGTCGTATCTCGCAAATACATCCTGGAAATGATAATGAAGTCAGAGTCGTCACTGTTCACACGAATTTTGGCAACTACACTCGTCCAATATCTAAGGTAGCTCCACTTCCTATCACTGAAAGACCGGAGTCTTCCAGGGGGGGCTGA